A genome region from Crossiella equi includes the following:
- a CDS encoding Imm1 family immunity protein, with the protein MTYSGTTPPGLWLSIDTRLPPAEGAAEVQYLYWTDEQAYPAAHEVSLETAQAAVTDFLLRRGARPEAHGVEWAAHEIA; encoded by the coding sequence TTGACCTACTCCGGAACCACGCCGCCGGGACTCTGGCTGAGCATCGACACACGCCTGCCTCCGGCGGAGGGCGCGGCCGAGGTCCAGTACTTGTACTGGACCGACGAGCAGGCGTACCCAGCAGCCCACGAGGTCTCGCTCGAAACCGCGCAGGCGGCCGTAACCGACTTCCTCCTCCGCCGAGGCGCGCGGCCGGAGGCACACGGCGTGGAGTGGGCGGCACACGAGATTGCTTAG
- a CDS encoding DUF6283 family protein: protein MKPAGAARARSARRARAAPGREAVFRKAILATHQRRCWTSGTPSPDPRLGRDTAPVARTSQVRPPADTPCGSCPYRLTIAPGIWAPEEYDKLRAYDLPTGEQPTRLFLCHQNDGDSAGRRVCAGWVGCHGGENLLGPRIALHEGRISAETYRAIADYLPTVPLAASGAAAADHGTFGRPTPRTQQAIEKISRVRGDLIN from the coding sequence ATGAAGCCCGCAGGCGCTGCCCGCGCACGCAGTGCAAGGCGAGCGCGGGCAGCGCCAGGTCGTGAGGCCGTCTTCCGGAAGGCCATCCTGGCCACGCACCAGAGGCGGTGCTGGACTTCCGGTACCCCGTCTCCGGACCCCAGGTTGGGACGAGATACTGCACCAGTGGCGAGAACATCGCAGGTGCGGCCTCCGGCTGACACTCCGTGTGGGAGCTGCCCCTACCGGCTCACCATCGCTCCCGGGATCTGGGCGCCGGAGGAGTACGACAAGCTCCGCGCCTACGACCTTCCCACGGGCGAGCAGCCCACTCGACTGTTCCTGTGTCACCAGAACGACGGGGACAGCGCCGGACGGCGAGTGTGCGCCGGATGGGTCGGTTGCCACGGAGGCGAAAACCTCCTCGGGCCGCGCATCGCGCTGCATGAAGGTCGCATATCAGCCGAGACGTACCGCGCGATCGCTGACTACCTCCCCACGGTCCCGCTTGCGGCCTCCGGGGCGGCTGCCGCTGACCACGGCACGTTCGGTCGGCCGACCCCTCGGACACAGCAGGCCATCGAGAAGATCTCGCGGGTCCGAGGCGACCTGATCAACTGA
- a CDS encoding DddA-like double-stranded DNA deaminase toxin, which yields MVSERDVHDRLREAIGQLPRTTIEACAEEIGRLRSQIDYATAESRAAWSGEVNVVLLRLEERLFHAHALALRAANEAEAWIAAGSAGPPVTPSAPRGGVSAPPPQARRPIEERMADAVRALPPRTPRDKATRGVWVDDHEGTSREERSGEADAADADEMVTRLGLAPPGMKLQTTAHVEIKVAVKLRESPNEHVHLAINNALGPCRGPYGCAVLAPQILQPGQKLTVYWPGPDGTVQRRTFTGQEPRK from the coding sequence GTGGTCAGCGAACGAGACGTCCATGACCGGCTGCGCGAGGCGATCGGGCAGCTACCCCGCACCACCATCGAGGCATGCGCCGAGGAGATCGGGAGGCTGCGGTCACAGATCGACTACGCCACCGCCGAGTCCCGGGCGGCCTGGTCCGGCGAGGTCAACGTGGTGCTCCTCCGCCTGGAAGAACGGCTGTTCCACGCCCATGCCCTCGCCCTGCGGGCAGCCAATGAGGCCGAAGCCTGGATCGCTGCGGGCTCCGCCGGGCCCCCGGTCACACCGAGCGCTCCCAGGGGCGGCGTGTCCGCTCCGCCACCACAGGCTCGCCGCCCGATCGAGGAACGCATGGCCGACGCCGTGCGCGCGCTGCCCCCTCGGACCCCCCGGGACAAGGCCACCCGGGGGGTATGGGTCGATGACCACGAGGGCACGTCCCGGGAGGAGCGCAGCGGTGAAGCGGACGCGGCCGACGCGGACGAGATGGTCACGAGGCTGGGGCTCGCTCCGCCGGGCATGAAGCTGCAAACCACCGCGCACGTGGAGATCAAGGTCGCGGTGAAGTTGCGCGAGTCCCCCAACGAACATGTTCACCTGGCTATCAACAACGCCCTCGGGCCGTGCCGGGGCCCGTACGGCTGCGCGGTGCTGGCTCCGCAGATCCTGCAACCCGGTCAGAAGCTCACCGTCTACTGGCCGGGGCCTGACGGTACGGTTCAGCGGCGCACATTCACAGGTCAGGAGCCCCGGAAATGA
- a CDS encoding Imm1 family immunity protein translates to MNVVTAYLAPQEEPYVLHNREEIEQWVRQALDTSQPEDPHAATVYVVEDGDEQAPPGHEVVIGFDPTRRACALSYSGLDPERPEGDHGFWYSVDVRVPPLDVIVEYSVWGDPSPFPSNAGVPEGSAVDALAELLERAGARPQSVHWQTG, encoded by the coding sequence ATGAACGTCGTGACTGCGTACCTCGCGCCGCAGGAGGAGCCGTACGTGCTGCACAACCGCGAGGAGATCGAGCAGTGGGTGCGTCAGGCCCTGGACACCAGCCAGCCCGAGGACCCGCACGCGGCGACGGTGTACGTGGTCGAGGACGGCGACGAACAAGCCCCACCGGGGCACGAAGTGGTGATTGGGTTCGACCCGACGCGCAGGGCGTGCGCGCTCTCCTACAGCGGCCTGGACCCGGAGAGGCCCGAGGGTGATCACGGCTTCTGGTACAGCGTGGATGTCCGCGTTCCGCCGCTTGACGTGATCGTGGAGTACTCCGTGTGGGGAGACCCTTCGCCGTTCCCGTCGAACGCCGGGGTGCCGGAGGGCTCCGCGGTGGACGCCCTCGCGGAGTTGCTGGAGCGGGCGGGGGCCCGGCCCCAGTCCGTGCATTGGCAGACGGGCTGA